The following coding sequences are from one Pigmentibacter sp. JX0631 window:
- a CDS encoding succinate dehydrogenase/fumarate reductase iron-sulfur subunit, producing the protein MDKSNAHKMMTLHLKVWRQSGPHANGKLVDYELNNVNPDMSFLEMLDILNQKLIQKGEEPVAFDHDCREGICGSCSMVIDGNPHGPQTSTTACQLHMRHYQDGQTIVVEPFLAKAFPIIKDLVVDRSALDRIIQSGGYISVNTGSAPDGNAIPVPKENADLAFDAATCIGCGACVAACRNGSAMLFLSAKVSQLSLLPQGQAESSQRVAKMVYQMDSEDFGSCTNMGSCAGACPKDISLENIARLNREFMKSMISGRKSYPGRKLGSNEGSPA; encoded by the coding sequence ATGGATAAATCAAATGCACATAAAATGATGACTTTACATTTAAAGGTTTGGAGACAATCAGGTCCGCATGCCAATGGGAAGTTGGTTGACTATGAACTAAACAATGTAAATCCAGATATGTCGTTCTTAGAAATGCTCGATATATTAAATCAAAAATTAATTCAGAAGGGTGAAGAGCCCGTAGCTTTTGATCATGATTGTCGTGAAGGAATATGTGGTTCCTGTTCGATGGTGATCGATGGCAATCCGCACGGACCGCAAACATCAACAACCGCTTGCCAATTGCATATGCGTCATTATCAAGATGGACAAACTATCGTAGTTGAACCATTCCTTGCGAAGGCTTTTCCAATTATTAAAGATCTCGTTGTAGATAGAAGCGCACTCGATCGCATAATTCAATCAGGTGGTTATATATCTGTAAATACAGGAAGTGCTCCTGACGGAAACGCAATTCCAGTTCCGAAAGAAAATGCTGATCTCGCATTTGATGCGGCTACTTGCATAGGTTGTGGTGCCTGTGTTGCAGCTTGTCGAAATGGATCTGCGATGTTGTTTCTTTCTGCGAAAGTTTCACAACTTTCTTTGTTACCTCAAGGGCAAGCTGAAAGTTCTCAGCGAGTTGCGAAGATGGTTTATCAAATGGATTCTGAAGATTTTGGTTCTTGTACCAATATGGGAAGTTGTGCAGGTGCTTGTCCAAAAGATATTAGTTTGGAAAATATTGCTCGGCTCAATAGAGAATTTATGAAGTCTATGATTTCTGGAAGAAAAAGTTATCCTGGGCGTAAATTAGGATCAAACGAAGGCTCTCCAGCCTAG
- a CDS encoding MFS transporter, which yields MKFLNFRENKNTSGIIAALCCVAATGIGFGLSLPLLSIIMKNMGYSSSIIGLNTAMPALAAMLLSPLFVKYLEKYGLKVFIFFCVVVSLLSFISFYFTQVLLFWFLLRFIFGACLDAIFVASETWIAELSNDQIRGRIMGIFSSCLSIGYFTGAGILTITGSQGLTPFIVGSFFLALVLVPLFIAKNKIPNITSEEKTPLIPIILSTPVAMFAAVVYGYLETSAFNLLPIFGEKNGLTERVSVSLLISVGLGQACLQYFIGAIADKYGSLKSLLVCVILGVLGAIGIKIFILQPIVLYVILFFWGACISGFYTLALIIVGNKYQGSSLAGGNSAIVAMFGLGSLIGPPIVGVSMLYSDSNGFFLAILFPVAVYGIELSRSIFMKKRLS from the coding sequence GTGAAATTTCTTAACTTTCGTGAAAATAAAAATACATCAGGAATTATTGCTGCGTTATGTTGTGTTGCTGCTACTGGTATTGGTTTTGGTTTATCTCTGCCTTTACTATCAATCATAATGAAAAATATGGGATATTCTTCTTCAATAATTGGGCTAAATACTGCTATGCCAGCCTTAGCAGCTATGTTACTTTCACCATTATTTGTAAAATATTTAGAAAAATATGGATTAAAAGTTTTTATTTTCTTTTGTGTTGTAGTTTCTCTTTTATCATTCATTAGTTTTTATTTTACGCAAGTTTTATTGTTTTGGTTTTTGTTAAGATTTATTTTTGGAGCTTGTCTAGATGCAATCTTTGTTGCAAGTGAAACATGGATAGCTGAATTATCAAATGATCAAATTCGCGGAAGAATCATGGGTATTTTTTCTTCTTGTTTAAGCATTGGATATTTTACTGGCGCGGGTATTTTAACTATTACAGGGTCGCAAGGACTCACTCCTTTTATCGTAGGGTCTTTTTTTCTTGCTCTAGTTTTAGTACCATTATTTATTGCAAAAAATAAAATTCCAAATATTACGTCTGAAGAAAAAACTCCTTTAATTCCTATTATTCTTTCCACTCCAGTAGCTATGTTTGCCGCAGTTGTCTATGGATATTTAGAAACTTCAGCATTTAATTTGCTCCCAATATTTGGTGAAAAAAATGGACTAACTGAAAGAGTTTCTGTTTCTTTATTAATTTCTGTTGGTTTAGGACAAGCTTGTTTGCAATATTTTATAGGAGCTATTGCTGATAAATATGGGTCTTTAAAGTCATTATTAGTATGTGTTATTTTAGGAGTTTTAGGAGCTATAGGTATAAAAATATTTATTTTGCAGCCTATTGTGTTATATGTTATTTTGTTTTTTTGGGGAGCTTGTATCTCAGGATTTTATACACTAGCTTTAATTATTGTTGGAAATAAATATCAAGGAAGCAGTTTAGCTGGAGGAAACTCAGCAATTGTTGCGATGTTTGGCTTAGGTTCATTAATTGGTCCTCCAATTGTTGGAGTAAGTATGCTTTATTCTGATAGCAATGGATTCTTTTTGGCGATTTTATTTCCAGTAGCAGTTTATGGTATTGAATTAAGTAGAAGTATTTTCATGAAAAAGAGGCTTAGTTGA
- a CDS encoding ABC transporter substrate-binding protein, translated as MTSDKNKLSVIFIFLILIAIILAVNKKLKSQIYEDSGVYPDDQTITINLSDQPQIPWKQVDTSTYVVESFSSAVHGNLVSFNGTFNESTDSNSLLEKFFCDGKICYANLKKGIYFHNEREVTAYDIEFSFIRQLLTFNNDNFAKTILDDLVGIDNLKKENIKKLLIDNHLNYPSGLISGIKVKDKYNIIFNLKNENSHFFQKVSTGYLPIVPVEEFDDSYLNWKHYPVGFGKYKVVKVDLHNYVFVVERVSDKDDIPKFIRFIFDQRDIGDIKGYIGLNKQNPNFDGHIIFPDIYSSAGFLFNFKTELGANKNFRKAISLALDRQKISKSSPYGEFVADDQLLPASGWQKNYRAEIPVQKKDIEIAKSLLKTIPEHLWKDKIFEVHTFWPTSRDLNEEPYIQEIKEQLKEVGILIHFINTDMNYTKFKKDDKNVLWWSGFDTSKTDPNSNFAFFKQGSFFDNIYPNDPQLDKLYEEATKNLSKSPIFTRHLSQYFTENQIMVVVFQVRISFLYRKKRISSFGNQYNPIKVLVWELKLNK; from the coding sequence ATGACTAGCGACAAAAATAAATTATCAGTAATTTTTATATTTCTTATTTTAATTGCAATAATTTTAGCTGTTAATAAAAAATTAAAAAGTCAAATATATGAAGATTCTGGAGTCTACCCTGATGATCAAACAATAACGATAAATTTGTCGGATCAACCGCAAATTCCTTGGAAACAGGTAGATACCTCTACATATGTGGTTGAATCCTTCTCATCAGCTGTCCACGGTAATTTAGTTTCTTTCAATGGAACCTTTAATGAATCTACTGATAGTAATTCTCTATTAGAAAAATTTTTTTGCGATGGGAAAATTTGTTATGCTAATTTAAAGAAAGGCATTTATTTTCATAATGAAAGAGAAGTTACTGCTTACGATATTGAGTTTTCATTCATCAGACAATTACTTACCTTCAATAATGATAATTTTGCAAAAACAATTCTGGATGACCTTGTAGGAATTGATAACTTAAAAAAAGAAAATATAAAAAAATTACTGATAGATAATCACTTAAACTATCCAAGTGGACTAATTTCAGGAATAAAAGTTAAAGATAAATACAATATTATTTTTAATTTAAAAAATGAAAATAGTCATTTTTTTCAAAAGGTTTCAACTGGTTATTTACCAATAGTGCCTGTAGAAGAATTTGATGATTCGTATCTAAACTGGAAGCATTATCCAGTAGGATTTGGAAAATATAAGGTTGTTAAAGTAGATTTGCATAATTATGTATTTGTTGTTGAGCGTGTAAGTGACAAAGATGACATTCCAAAATTTATCAGATTCATTTTTGATCAAAGAGATATTGGTGACATAAAAGGTTACATAGGCCTAAATAAACAAAATCCTAATTTTGATGGACACATTATATTTCCGGATATTTATTCAAGTGCAGGATTTTTATTTAATTTTAAAACTGAATTAGGGGCAAATAAAAATTTTAGAAAAGCAATTTCTCTTGCGTTGGATAGACAAAAAATCTCAAAATCTTCTCCTTATGGTGAATTTGTAGCTGATGATCAGTTACTTCCTGCATCTGGTTGGCAGAAGAACTATAGAGCAGAAATTCCTGTTCAGAAAAAAGATATTGAAATAGCTAAGTCTTTATTAAAAACAATACCCGAACATCTTTGGAAAGATAAAATATTTGAAGTTCATACTTTTTGGCCTACAAGTAGAGATTTAAACGAAGAACCTTATATCCAAGAGATAAAAGAACAATTAAAAGAAGTTGGTATACTTATTCATTTTATAAACACGGACATGAATTACACCAAATTTAAAAAAGATGATAAAAACGTTTTATGGTGGAGCGGGTTTGATACTTCTAAAACAGATCCAAACTCAAATTTTGCATTTTTTAAACAAGGATCATTTTTTGATAATATCTATCCAAACGATCCGCAGTTGGATAAATTATATGAAGAAGCTACTAAAAATTTGAGTAAAAGCCCTATTTTTACCAGACATCTGAGTCAGTATTTTACTGAAAATCAAATTATGGTAGTAGTATTTCAAGTTAGAATTTCTTTTTTATACAGAAAAAAAAGAATTTCTTCATTTGGAAATCAATATAATCCTATTAAGGTTTTAGTTTGGGAATTGAAATTAAACAAATAA
- a CDS encoding NUDIX domain-containing protein, whose product MKFSIYFVLLKLFKSYQKCVGITTHGVRAVILNKKNEVLLVKHTYTAGWHFPGGGVDKGESPRQAIVRELKEEVAVTPINSPQIIDCYLNFYLGVHDIVTLYIIKEFQIEEFKRNKEIAEAKWFPITELPLDVSKATKKRVAEIFLGQKKVDERW is encoded by the coding sequence TTGAAATTTAGCATTTACTTTGTTTTATTAAAATTATTTAAAAGCTATCAAAAATGTGTTGGTATTACTACACATGGTGTTAGAGCTGTAATTTTAAATAAAAAGAATGAAGTCTTGCTTGTCAAACATACTTATACCGCTGGCTGGCATTTTCCTGGCGGTGGTGTTGATAAAGGAGAATCCCCAAGACAAGCAATTGTTCGTGAATTAAAAGAAGAGGTAGCTGTAACTCCTATAAATTCACCCCAAATTATAGATTGTTATTTAAATTTTTATCTTGGAGTTCATGATATAGTTACATTATATATTATAAAAGAATTTCAAATAGAAGAATTTAAGCGGAATAAAGAAATTGCGGAAGCAAAGTGGTTTCCAATAACAGAACTTCCTTTAGATGTCTCTAAAGCAACAAAAAAGCGGGTTGCTGAGATATTTTTAGGCCAAAAAAAAGTTGATGAACGTTGGTAA
- a CDS encoding ATP-binding protein, which yields MGIEIKQIKINCMWKKKLKNINKKIYVIYWIIISFIISFILVIIDIAVINHQLKDYYLSTFGYTEYLMQNNYSLEAYRRLIEVSSSIYIYEKVEKNNFFAAEIWDCVKCEGNRFPIWQTNASSIAETKTKNSIFLNDVFKKLNSIFIYNDWLIIGVSFPIYSYKISNDKVFQQKKYTLKFYKKALDYKVFKDSTSFFEVFTILNVLVFMLLLFIVILPLSILKRKVAVNTARKIESSTLENIKNMIEHELVNQENVLKFPLDLKASITAALHHNNVAQIILRKVRIENINPLEVLDEVWKNIGNTNILLTCNINIKNKARFDRSKLFIAFNTILKNAVHSSVQAKNIEVNIVQNWYHNFKKTILVDISNDGLPIPRELRSKILNGFTNKTDGHGIALKNLKEILKKNGSYLKLLSTSKTCFSFEIKAAEDKMIIQKKILLKNDIIEENIKNKIDELSEKPLVILIEDNELIWHGWKLKMTDAHIIFFRNPDEFFCHIDEERMNGNYFLSKVDAIISDFDFGNGVNFINSNLIGGIENEEEKFKGKIILCTGFNEKIQKGIPQFMKLKIDLFFQKRPMSYLEINEMINMKKSSS from the coding sequence TTGGGAATTGAAATTAAACAAATAAAAATAAACTGCATGTGGAAAAAGAAATTAAAAAATATAAATAAAAAAATATATGTAATTTACTGGATAATTATCTCTTTTATAATTTCTTTTATTTTAGTGATAATTGATATCGCAGTAATTAATCATCAACTAAAAGACTACTACTTATCTACCTTTGGTTACACAGAATACTTAATGCAAAATAATTATTCGCTGGAAGCATACAGACGGCTTATAGAAGTTTCTTCATCAATTTACATTTATGAAAAAGTTGAAAAAAATAACTTTTTTGCTGCGGAAATATGGGACTGCGTAAAATGTGAAGGAAACCGTTTTCCAATTTGGCAAACAAATGCCTCTTCTATAGCTGAAACAAAAACAAAAAATTCTATATTTTTGAATGATGTTTTCAAAAAATTGAATTCAATTTTTATATATAATGACTGGCTCATTATTGGTGTTTCATTTCCTATTTATTCTTATAAAATTTCAAATGACAAAGTGTTTCAACAAAAAAAATACACTTTAAAATTCTATAAAAAAGCATTAGACTATAAAGTATTCAAAGATAGTACTTCATTTTTTGAAGTATTTACAATTTTAAATGTCTTAGTTTTCATGCTTCTTCTATTTATAGTTATTTTACCTTTATCAATTTTAAAAAGAAAAGTTGCAGTAAATACTGCCAGAAAAATAGAATCTAGTACATTAGAAAATATCAAAAATATGATTGAACATGAACTAGTAAATCAAGAAAATGTCTTAAAATTTCCGTTAGATTTAAAAGCTTCAATAACTGCTGCTTTGCATCATAATAATGTAGCACAAATTATATTAAGAAAAGTCCGCATAGAAAATATAAATCCATTAGAGGTTTTAGATGAAGTATGGAAAAATATTGGTAATACAAATATTTTACTAACTTGTAATATTAATATAAAAAATAAGGCTAGATTTGACAGAAGTAAGCTATTTATCGCTTTTAATACGATATTAAAAAATGCTGTTCATTCAAGTGTTCAAGCAAAAAATATTGAAGTAAATATAGTTCAAAACTGGTATCATAATTTCAAAAAAACAATTTTGGTAGACATTTCTAATGATGGATTACCAATACCTAGAGAATTACGTTCAAAAATTTTAAACGGCTTTACAAATAAAACAGACGGACATGGAATTGCGCTTAAGAATTTAAAGGAAATATTGAAAAAAAATGGTAGCTATTTAAAATTACTTTCAACTTCTAAAACTTGCTTTTCATTTGAAATTAAGGCTGCAGAAGATAAAATGATAATTCAAAAGAAAATTTTATTAAAAAATGATATTATTGAAGAAAATATTAAAAATAAAATAGATGAACTAAGTGAAAAGCCATTGGTTATATTAATAGAAGATAATGAATTAATTTGGCATGGTTGGAAGTTAAAAATGACCGATGCCCACATTATATTTTTTCGAAATCCTGATGAATTTTTTTGTCATATAGATGAAGAAAGAATGAATGGTAATTATTTTTTATCAAAAGTTGATGCTATAATTAGTGACTTCGATTTTGGTAATGGTGTAAATTTTATTAATTCTAATTTAATAGGAGGTATTGAAAATGAAGAAGAAAAGTTTAAAGGGAAAATAATTTTATGTACTGGTTTTAATGAAAAAATACAAAAAGGCATACCACAATTTATGAAATTAAAAATTGATTTATTTTTTCAAAAAAGACCTATGTCATATTTAGAAATAAATGAAATGATTAATATGAAAAAATCATCTTCCTAA
- a CDS encoding S41 family peptidase yields MLKLCVKLLVIFTAFHASETFAHPDELFSNVIPPDNTNEKDAKQKIEIENKKFQSLEAFAKVLNLLEANYVDPKAVNPDVLIEKALKGMTSELDPHTTYLTAKQYSDFSSDTSGKFGGIGVVINPAGGKLEIVEIVENSPAQRAGLKAGDIIYSVGNVIVNQKTIEEALSKMRGIVGSSITIEYFTPDKNGKQGLIKKATIEREVIRSNSASIAELSSGYAYTKLTIFQEDASEQLGKYIKNFETKNNGKIKGLILDLRNNPGGLLEQAVKVTNLFIDSGIIVSTVGRDINKPDDVEYAIKRNTLSSFPMIVLVNEGTASASEIVAGALQDRERAIIMGTQTFGKGSVQNIIPLPNGGALKMTIARYFTPKGRSIQAKGITPDIPLISQSVLGKVQQLQQNESPQLRYPRREADLEKHIEAKDQDTISLQNKQNENDIEISKWPSQLRDDYQVKSAYLYLKSMGKYAFNQDNLK; encoded by the coding sequence ATGTTAAAATTATGTGTTAAATTGCTTGTAATTTTCACTGCTTTTCATGCTTCAGAAACGTTTGCTCATCCTGATGAACTATTTTCTAATGTAATTCCACCTGACAATACAAATGAAAAAGATGCAAAACAAAAAATAGAAATAGAAAATAAAAAATTTCAATCACTAGAAGCTTTTGCAAAGGTACTAAATTTACTTGAGGCAAATTATGTGGATCCAAAAGCAGTAAATCCTGATGTTTTAATTGAAAAAGCTTTAAAAGGAATGACATCAGAGTTAGATCCGCACACAACATATCTTACTGCAAAACAATATTCAGACTTTAGTTCTGATACAAGCGGTAAATTTGGAGGTATAGGAGTTGTTATTAATCCAGCAGGCGGTAAATTAGAAATAGTCGAAATTGTAGAAAATTCACCTGCGCAACGAGCTGGATTAAAAGCTGGAGATATTATTTATTCTGTAGGAAATGTAATAGTAAATCAAAAAACAATTGAAGAAGCTCTTAGTAAAATGCGCGGAATAGTTGGTAGTAGTATTACTATTGAATATTTTACACCTGATAAAAATGGGAAACAAGGGTTAATAAAAAAGGCAACTATTGAAAGAGAAGTTATTCGAAGTAACAGTGCTTCTATTGCAGAACTTTCTTCAGGTTATGCATATACAAAATTAACTATTTTTCAAGAGGATGCGTCTGAACAATTAGGAAAGTATATTAAAAATTTTGAAACAAAAAATAATGGGAAAATTAAGGGACTCATTTTGGATTTGCGGAATAATCCAGGAGGATTACTCGAACAAGCAGTTAAAGTAACAAATTTATTTATTGATTCGGGCATTATAGTTTCTACTGTAGGGAGAGATATCAATAAACCAGATGATGTTGAATATGCAATAAAAAGAAATACTTTATCAAGTTTTCCAATGATTGTTCTTGTAAATGAAGGTACCGCCAGTGCGAGTGAAATAGTTGCGGGTGCATTACAAGATAGGGAACGTGCAATAATTATGGGTACGCAAACGTTTGGGAAAGGAAGTGTGCAAAATATTATTCCTTTACCTAATGGGGGAGCATTAAAAATGACTATTGCTAGGTACTTCACTCCGAAAGGAAGAAGTATTCAAGCAAAAGGAATTACTCCAGATATCCCTCTCATTTCCCAATCAGTTCTTGGGAAAGTTCAACAGTTACAACAAAATGAGAGCCCGCAATTACGTTATCCCAGAAGAGAAGCTGATTTAGAGAAACATATCGAAGCAAAAGATCAAGATACTATTTCGCTCCAAAATAAACAAAATGAAAATGATATTGAAATAAGTAAATGGCCAAGCCAATTACGGGACGACTATCAAGTAAAAAGCGCTTACCTTTACCTAAAAAGTATGGGAAAATATGCTTTTAATCAAGATAATTTAAAATAA
- a CDS encoding ABC transporter substrate-binding protein has protein sequence MHQVFFYLRRNSVKLIVLLGAIFFLFYLFFFQTHPEDRKELETVSVNLGEVRQIPWDLKQAPIQVNETFVAAVHGSLTSVHSFGSIDNSNQNTLLDKYYCEQLVCYLELKNNIFFHNKRKVNAYDVEFSLIKQILKDKAESFTLPILNDVEGINKINFKNLKWIQYSEISYPTNLISGIKVISATKLQIKLKHFNKYFFHKISQGRLPIVPIEELQADYETWKQYPIGFGKYKVTHADIEKSEYLLEKYDKTEKIPDKIFLFFSDTVNGDINMLLGNPLRQLPKDDHILVLSNFYSNGGFLYNYQTELGRNENFRKAISFALDRYKIAKASHINEIFPEDQLLSNSDWQMTYRFPRSIQKQNLKKAKEYLAKVPKHLWQNKIFEIPTYWEDVKHIYSLPYIKEMHKQLEELGLKVKFLDTNIEYDKFVKGDKNTLWFTGFGISFVSFDPNATFGHFIKGSYFTYEQPNDRIFNSMYEQSTKHYLEKPYLTQQMSKYFADKNFMTVVMNQRMSLSFNPHKIVSLGNQYNGIRFALWELKLKQ, from the coding sequence ATGCACCAAGTATTTTTTTACCTTCGAAGAAACTCTGTAAAATTAATTGTCCTTTTAGGAGCTATTTTTTTTCTGTTCTATTTGTTTTTTTTTCAAACACATCCTGAAGATAGAAAAGAATTAGAAACAGTTTCTGTTAATTTAGGTGAAGTTAGGCAAATTCCCTGGGATCTAAAACAAGCACCCATCCAAGTAAATGAAACCTTTGTTGCGGCGGTTCATGGTAGCTTGACAAGCGTTCATTCCTTCGGCTCAATAGATAATTCCAACCAAAATACCTTACTAGATAAATATTACTGTGAACAATTAGTCTGTTACTTAGAATTAAAAAACAATATTTTTTTTCATAATAAGCGGAAAGTCAATGCTTACGATGTTGAGTTTTCTTTAATTAAACAGATTTTAAAAGACAAAGCAGAAAGTTTTACCCTTCCAATACTAAATGATGTTGAAGGAATAAATAAAATTAATTTCAAGAATCTTAAATGGATACAGTATTCTGAAATTAGTTATCCAACAAATTTAATTAGTGGAATTAAAGTTATTAGTGCAACTAAACTGCAAATAAAACTCAAGCATTTTAATAAATACTTCTTTCATAAAATATCTCAAGGTCGTTTACCAATAGTACCTATTGAAGAATTACAGGCTGATTATGAAACTTGGAAACAGTATCCAATAGGATTTGGTAAATACAAGGTAACCCATGCAGATATTGAAAAAAGTGAATATTTATTAGAAAAATATGATAAAACTGAAAAAATTCCTGATAAAATTTTTTTGTTTTTTAGTGATACAGTAAATGGTGATATTAACATGCTTTTAGGAAATCCTTTACGGCAACTACCAAAAGATGATCATATTTTAGTTTTATCAAATTTTTATTCCAACGGAGGATTTTTATATAACTACCAAACCGAATTAGGCAGAAATGAAAACTTTCGCAAAGCAATATCTTTTGCTTTAGATAGATACAAAATTGCAAAAGCATCCCATATCAATGAAATTTTTCCAGAGGATCAGCTGTTAAGCAACTCAGATTGGCAAATGACTTATCGTTTCCCGAGATCTATTCAAAAACAAAACTTGAAAAAAGCCAAAGAGTATCTTGCAAAAGTACCTAAACATTTATGGCAAAATAAAATTTTTGAAATTCCAACTTACTGGGAAGATGTTAAGCACATATATTCTTTACCATATATTAAAGAAATGCATAAACAACTAGAAGAGCTTGGCCTAAAAGTTAAGTTTTTAGATACGAATATTGAATATGATAAATTTGTCAAAGGTGATAAAAATACTCTTTGGTTTACAGGCTTTGGAATTAGCTTTGTCAGTTTTGATCCAAATGCAACTTTTGGGCATTTTATTAAGGGCTCATATTTTACCTATGAACAACCTAATGATCGCATTTTTAATTCAATGTATGAACAATCAACAAAACATTATTTAGAAAAACCTTATCTTACCCAACAAATGAGCAAATATTTTGCGGATAAAAATTTTATGACTGTTGTAATGAACCAGCGGATGTCCCTTTCATTTAACCCACATAAAATTGTAAGTTTAGGAAATCAATACAATGGCATTCGATTTGCTTTATGGGAATTAAAACTCAAACAATAA
- a CDS encoding FAD-dependent oxidoreductase, with the protein MTQYIIIGSGILGLSVAEYLTRNLISPKEIKIISNENEKSGSYAAAANLATKGQLFARDPHFRLKLESKVIYKNWLQSLIKELNASEFQVNKIYNEGKGIDYFSNSFEMFEHYKRVKQTDVELNKRNLPLTSIQAKNNTIIYENEAWVDGKKLLLLLRNVLEKRSVNIEKNDFNLSYYKDIIRKSHCKNIIFCVGAWTKPLLNELQFELPLELAKERLTIGSTFEGEKLFHLNEYSLVEKVSLVTKDKITLSGNSFINYISSSTAKINNLNDIGNNDRLYEKNIKFLNFLQNLFIDFPHNISNIKLLKQIDGYRVGFGHSEIVLTELVSKNDNIKKFICAGAHKSGFLFAPVIGERMQKMLFEK; encoded by the coding sequence ATGACACAATACATTATTATAGGTTCTGGTATATTGGGATTGTCAGTTGCCGAATATTTAACTAGAAATTTAATCTCTCCGAAAGAGATAAAAATTATTTCAAATGAAAACGAAAAATCAGGTTCTTATGCAGCGGCTGCTAATTTAGCAACTAAAGGACAGCTATTTGCTAGAGATCCGCATTTTAGATTAAAACTAGAAAGTAAAGTAATTTATAAAAATTGGTTGCAATCATTAATAAAAGAATTGAATGCTTCTGAGTTTCAAGTAAATAAAATTTATAATGAAGGAAAAGGAATAGACTATTTTTCTAATTCCTTTGAAATGTTTGAACATTATAAAAGAGTAAAGCAAACAGATGTAGAACTTAATAAACGAAATTTACCTTTAACCAGTATTCAAGCAAAGAATAACACAATTATATATGAGAATGAAGCTTGGGTAGATGGAAAAAAATTGTTACTATTACTAAGAAATGTACTGGAAAAAAGATCTGTAAATATCGAAAAAAATGATTTTAATCTTTCTTATTATAAAGATATTATAAGAAAATCTCATTGTAAAAATATTATATTTTGTGTTGGCGCATGGACTAAGCCATTATTAAATGAATTACAATTTGAATTACCTCTAGAACTTGCTAAAGAAAGATTAACAATAGGTTCTACATTTGAAGGAGAAAAATTATTTCATTTAAATGAGTATTCGCTAGTAGAAAAAGTTTCATTGGTAACAAAAGATAAAATTACTTTAAGTGGTAATAGTTTTATTAATTATATTTCATCTTCTACAGCTAAAATAAATAATTTAAATGATATTGGTAATAATGATAGGTTGTATGAAAAAAATATAAAATTTTTAAATTTTCTCCAAAATTTATTTATTGATTTTCCTCATAATATTTCAAATATTAAACTTTTAAAACAAATTGATGGTTATCGTGTTGGATTTGGACATTCTGAAATTGTTTTAACAGAATTAGTTTCAAAAAATGACAACATAAAAAAATTTATTTGTGCAGGAGCTCATAAAAGCGGTTTTTTATTTGCTCCAGTAATTGGTGAAAGAATGCAAAAAATGCTCTTTGAAAAATAA